ATGATACTTATCAGAATacattaaatattaataataataatatgactaatgtaaatttattcaaatcGACTACATCAGAAGAATTACAAACTCAACGATTTCTAGCTAATGTTCGTGAAAGACAACGTACACAATCATTGAATCAAGCATTTTCTGAATTACGTCGTATTATACCAACATTACCATCGGATAAATTAAGTAAAATACAAACACTTAAATTAGCTACACGGTAAGTCAATTCATTCTCTATAACAATATGTATTgccttttttgtttttaacgagaaaaaataattatttcattcctattttgtggagattttagtaactccgtagttgaattcatgagtcaatgaaagctaggccaccatgggactcctcagcaatgtgcattcacgatcctgctcgcgggactCCAACCCAGGACTATTGGTCTTTCATGCGAacgataggatgaaacggccgtctagtgtttccaagttttccatgatggtctagctttaattgactcatgaattcaactattaaatgaggtaatattaatttaatttgtaatggtCTTTGATTACCTGGTTTTTGATATTCTTTACTGAACATTTTGATTCGacttagcatatgtgcatcctgaatCGATTGCCTCGATGTAGTAATTATGACATTGGCTTGTATACAGCATTTAGTGCATAGGTAATAGTGGAGTCCAGGACACATGTTTTGTACTATTTAAGACTTTCTAGTTGAATAAATCTGCATCCGAGATGATGTTTAGcttgggattcgaacctagtacTTCTCCAACGTAtcatccacttaactactaagTACTGCTAACCATTCATTTGCTTGATGGGTAgggattttaatttaatttttagtgGTTTGAATTATCTTGTTGTTGATGATTTAACTAAATTCCGAATAGTTTAATTAATCCAAATTGAAATTCATGCCAGTTGACCATAAACAAGTAAGTGGTTGTCTGTACTCAACGTCTAGGTGGATAACGCGTTGAGCATTTGAAATGAAAGCTGCTAGGTTCAAATTCCAgggtaaacatcaactctaggattcAGGTACATCTCATTGGCGAGTCTCAAGTAAGAAGAAACACAAGTGCTGTATTCTACCGCTTGCCATCTATTTCATCTAATCTATATGAAGTAATATTAGATTGGAATTAAGTAATCGTTTTGCAGATTGATGATGGTCTTCATAAAAATTGATTGGTGGACAAATTTTTTAAGTTTATGTAATGAATTAACCTTAACTAGAAAACAACTGACAAtcaagaagcattggacagctgtttcatctCAGTATGAAACTTTTCAGCAGAGCACATCAAAAGTAGGACACAGAGCCTCCACATCTCACTGTGAGTGCTTAACCTAATGTGAATAATTCGGACATCAGTCTATTCATTATACCTTGTGTTATAATCTCTCTTTCTTACggtatgacccagctattcctattgcttagtactCTTGGATACCAAATAACTCTACAagaccccaaatcagaacacggttgaacaggaaagagattatattccaaataacaaggttagatggaagcaagaagcAAGTGAGAAgtacaatagggaaaacgttagtatatttatagtttttacatgagaagattctagagtattctccaagtatcgactagtgctgattggataagaattagccaatcagcgtgcaccaaggcaatcgtgcattgagcatgctttaatccagtctatgtcccgctaacaccttGTAACTGTCTTCTAATAACTTTGGAGAGTAACTATTTCATACTCAGTATGGATGTGAAATGGTTGGCAATTGTTTAGTTTCATTTTTGAATCCGTCAAAATCTGGAACTAGTAATTGTGAAAACAAACATATTTGTTACAAAGAAAGTCTAGATTTAGTTGTAAGGGAAAATTTAACTTCAATGTAATTCTAAACAagcataataatgataatagtaataataataataatgatacaatcattacataattcataccagtttacaggcatgatcagcttgatataaatagtaacattaaatGTAAAGAATAGACATGTGATGTAAAACTGTTTTAAGTTTTCCACTTCAAAAattgtttaagtagtacattACAATAATGAGAGTCGTCAGATGGGAAGTTTTAACTGCTTTTAATTAGACATCCTATTGATATACGATGAATGGTGTATTTAAGGCCATTACCTGATCTATAACGAGTTGATTATAATCATCTATAACTAGAGAAAATAAAACGGAAGCTGAGAACATAGAACAAAGAAGGCAATAATTATAACGACAGATCAGTTAAGTCTACTAAAATTATATGTGACAGATTATTATATGATCTACTTTTCGTGTTAGATAAtgattcaaattagttaagatTTCCAGGGATGATGTTTGTGTAAAGTAACAGCTTGTAAGGAGGTTAACTTAGTGGGTTCAGTAATAAAAATGATTGAATActtaaagttcctataatctcacttgtggaatgcgatacacttacaggtgtaCGTACATTTAGGGAATTTTAAGAGGAGAAGTAAACATCGATGAAGTGAACAAAGGATGGGAGTGATTTCATTCGACGGTTAGATTATTGCGGAGCTTGGAAATTTTACtggtaaagtaattcatatgaAGGGAAGATTTAGAACGTAATTGTTTCACCAATGACAAGAAGTTATGCATGCCGTAACTAGAAGTTTTTGCAGATTTAATGAATCAAttggatgtaaaggatagtttattaagtatttaGTCAGAACTTTCTCTTCCATAAAGGATCGAgttcaagtttattacatctggaCTTACAATTTAAGGTACAATCGAACCAAAGCATgagaagtgtaaatcgtctttGAACGGATCCAAACTTTAATTTATCCTGTTTGCGAATACTACTAAGAATAAACAAGCAGTATTCTAGGAGTGGTCGAATATATACTTTATACATCAAAATACGTGACTATTTATCACAGAGGCTACGAATTATGCAACCCTTGAGACGTTGGGACTTGGTGGTCTGTTTCGAGACCTGTTATGTGAGGGACAAATTGTACGAGTATCCAAATCCTAAATCCACTACTCTATGTAAACTAGATAACACCTTACTATTAATGGTAAGATCTAAGTTGAGTGATGTATTATCAAAGTATATCCATCTATATTTAGCCGTGTTAAGCTCCAACTGCCATGTTGAACATCAATAGGCTACCTTGTTGAGCTCCAGATTGATGCGACTTTGCATATTGTTCAGCTCATGAGAAGAAAATGAATATGCCACCTTAAGATCATTTGTACATTGAAGAGGCTTACCCATGTAAAAGCAACCTCAAATATCGTTGATATAAACTGGAGAGAGCAAATGAcctaagacactaccttgtatAATAGCATCCGAAAAGaagagtaaacagctttagaagaagGACTGGAATACCTGTTCCaccatatatttaaataaaggaTGAATCCCCGTCTACTCAATGAGCTCTTAAAAATTTCAGGGAGTTTATAGCCCTACTAATTTTCAGATATGTGAAAgagatagattttattgagttcCTAGTCACATACCTGACTCTTGAAACAGTGCCCTTTAGGAATCCATTACTGTTCGCAAAAATACCACCAAAAAGGTTTGCAATGGTTTTAGAGTCATCTATAAAAGTGCCATTATCCAGGATGCATTGTGTATCAACATTTTGAGTTGCTTTAACACGTTAATTGAAAAGGAGAATTAAGTGCTAACAGCTCCTGATTAATGGCTGTTAACCTGTGCTTTTCTTTAATTTGGTTAACAATTATGGTTATTTGTGCAACTACCATGAAATTGTTTGACTTAAGCTAGCGTGTCTACAAGTGTCTTAATTTATTACAATATTTAGCTGGCATAAATAATTCGTTAGGTTCACTAAACATGTATGTTTTAAGAGATGCTCAGGAATCTAAATAAGAGTTAGTGATCAGATAGAATGTGTCAATGGCATCCACGAAACGACTGCTTGAGAAGAAGATATCCCAGCCTGAGGATCTTACCAGGAAGTGCAGGAAGTCCCAGTCAGCATGTCTGTAGTCTCTATATTGACAGGCTTTTTGTATCGGTTGTTAACAAGGGGGACAGATTGAGAGAGCAACAACTACTATTTTATGTTCGTTGCTCTCGACTTGATTGTATACTTGTATAGACAGTGGGATGATATTTCCACAAGATATTAGATAAGGCATATTATCACGCCTTGTTGAGGTACTAACCTACTGTGACCAGCAGTACATGTTAAATGTCAATGGGAATTTATCATTACATGACTGAGAAATACCGCTATTCCAGTTTATTTCAGGGTAATTGAAATCTCCTTTAATAACCTTAGCACTGAAGTTTAGAGAAGATGCATGTATAAATGCATTAATAATAAGATCATTCACGTTATATGAAACATTAAGGGCTCTATACATACATCCCAGGAGTAGACTATGATTCAGTGTTGACTGATATCCAGATCGATCCACGTAAACTACTCAGAACATTGTCTtcatttttattagttattaGGGAATTCAAGGCATAGATAAGACAGCCACCTTCACGTTTGGTCCCTCTGTTACAACGATAGAGTCGGTAGTTCCGGATATTCAATTCTGAATCGGACACTGCGGGAGACCAACATGTTTCAGTGACAAGCATGAAAAAGATTTGGCTATTAAGGCCCAGGTTCTTTAGGCCAAAATTTTATTTGGTTGTGAACGTGCATTGATaagtaataagtttaaaaaaGAAGTATTAGGTGTGAAAAAATTGGTCTGTGGTTATTCGTTTTCACGTCTGTACTGGTCGATTTTACTGCAACTTTGGGATATATATCAACGAAACAGAAAACTAGATTGTCATCTAAAGGGGTTTGGTGACTAAGATTTCAGTGATCTCATAGTAGTTTTAAACACCGGTCGATATCTGATACTGAGAATCATGGAACTCAAGATCGTGATGACTTGTTTTGACTATGATGATGTGCCATACTGTTTGCTATATGCTTAAATTTAGAGTTAAGATTCTGTTGACCGGGATTTTGAAAACAGAAAGTGTTTAATATTGAAAATTGACAGTAATTATAGAATGAGTTTAGTAATCCTAACTCAGCGGTTGAGTTGCCAATAACAATCCCGAAGCTAAAAGACCAGATTTATTTGAAAAACTTATGTATTCACTTACTTTTTTAATCATGAGATATTCAAACGTTAGTCAAGCTCTCGAATGCATGGTTATAGGGGGAGTGTCCTTCAAATGGATCTATAAAATACGCGTTTTAAATCGTTAGTGcttttttttcagttttcagAATTGCAACGTaaataggatatatatatatatagcaacaTTACGAACTGATTGAATTTAGATAGCACTGTTGAACGCTAGCTCAGTGGTACAAAGGTAAGGCGTTCTCAtgcgagaccgaagatcctgaGTTTGGATCTCCGGATGCGGGATTGTAGATCCGtaccgctgaggagtctcatacttaaactaaacagctatccagtacttccaggttttggATGTTTCCTCGTGATTTAAACCACTAAAATAAGTCTTGTGATACATACATAATATATTGATAGATTTTTGTAACAGGTAAAGAAATATTTTCCTTTATCTTCTTCTATTTAgatatattgattttttatcTCAAGTACTTGATACATCAACACCACCGTCATCAACATCAACGTCATTACGAACAACAGGAACAGTTGTATCAACATTATCGTCATCATCTAATAATGATCAATTGAGTGAATTTGTAGATGATATCTATCCAATGACAAGTAAATATCCTATTTCTtgtttaactaataataataatagtacacaTCTGATTGATCCTTCATTCTTATCAACTGATTATAATCCTATTGAAAAGTTGAAATGTCTAACAccatattataaatataatttaaacaaaattaatcaGTGTCAgtgtaaatttaattttaatgattatagTCAGTTGTCATCTACATCAACATTATCATCACCGTCATCAGTATCgccttcatcatcatcatcatcatcatcatcatcatcatcatcatcatcatcatcatcctcatccTCATCGTCATCATGTTCCCCATTGTCATcaacatcttcaaactctaCATCAGAGATAACAGTATgttgtaatgaaaataatacaagTACTAGTACTAGtactaatatgaataataaatacagatttttattgaatgatttggattatttgaataaattttcatcatcaccatcatctaCAACTTCACAACCATTTATAACATCAGAGATAACAACATCGACTACAGTGAAGACATTGACGATGAttacgacaacaacaacaacaacaacaacggcaACAACAGCAGCATCCATCTATCCAAACCAAGGTCTAAGTTATGCATTTTCAGTATGGCGTATGGAAGGTGCATGGTTGTCAACATATGATACTAAACTATAAATTAAATTGAGTGGTTAAACGGAAATACATTTAAAGTGATTGTGATAATTATGAGTTCGATCGAATGTGtttataatttctttctttatttctCTTTACAAAAACTGTACTTGTTTAAATACACATCATAAGTGAACATTGAAGACAATCTTCAATGATGTCGTTTTATTGCATTAAACGAATCATATTCAATTTGTAAAGGGATATGTGAAAGAAAGTATTGGGAAACAAATTATTGAAATGGTGTATGTAGTGATTTATGCTTTATTTTCAACTATCGAGATTATCTTCTGTAGTGAAAAGTTACTTAGTCCCGcctgcgggattcaaacccagggcttgctgaggagtcccataatagaacgaaacgatcgtccagtgcttccaggttttcagtggtggtctaacatcaatccgttcatggtttcaatcagaaacctaataatctccaagACCCTATACTTTTAGATTAATGATAAAATTGAAATCCAGAATTTGTATTTCATCATGATTAGAATTTGTCATCTGTATTCGTCAGTTTCGATATTTATACTTAGACTTAAACTTAGTATTCATTGATtcaaatgaaagaaaattatCCACATGGTTATTAAGTCCAGACAAACGATAATTTATCCAACACGTATGGTTTCATGCTAGTTGGTGGAACTTGTTAGCTAAACTTATCGACATTCTTGAGGGAACTCGTAACcacaacacacaaatatatAGTTTGAAATATAACCATTGAACAATTGAGGTTTCTGTCCTTGGGCAGCGATTGACAACCTGTGAGATTGAGAGATCAaaaaggtactgggtttgagtgtTGAAGTgaaatcaactctgggatacaggtacatccagctgaagagtcctaaataagatcagacgcacgtcctggattccactgctagctactatccatctttacttatgaAGATTGTCACTTAAGGCAACATCGAGGCAGTCCtcacacgatgcacatatgccaacatgagactgatcaattgtagtcctaaacaacaatgggaagatacaagcaaaataGAACCAAGTGATTGTAGATCATTTCTTTCAAGATTTTATGCATTTCAGGTTGATGAGTGTTAAGTAGCATAAACTTTAGGCTTACGGTTTTTCCCAGCTGCTCTCAACCACCTAACATAAAAAAGCATAGTACACTGTTATTTAGATGTATTACTCATTTCTGACTTTGATCGGTACGTAATATGAACAATgatcaataatctccacaaatccccttaACTGATGAATGGAGATGGTCAGCAACAAATAGAGCCAACTTGAAAGTATCCTAGAAAATAGTGTGCTCATCGCTACCACATAAGGAGGAGAGTGATCAATATGCATGATGGGAACCCATCACAATTTTTCAAAAAATACCCTAGAAGTCATGAGTATTGTTGGCCAATCATCACTCTTTAGAAGCTTCCAAGCGAAATCTAGAAAACGATTAGTTGTATGTTCGCCTCATGTTGATTGGAGAATTATCGGCTTTCCCATCTATTTTATCATGTTTTCTGTATACTGCTGGAGTTTAGGGATTTACATACAATCCTGTCAATATCCTCGTATTTTGAACACATTCTTACCTTCGAAGTAGAACATTCTCGAAACTGTCTGCTCAGGATTTAAGAATATATATCTAGGTGGGGGCACTAGAAAGGTGCTAAGAAGTCAAAGTTTAAATGTTCAGTCACAAGACTTATCAAGGTAAGGAAATAACATTGATGATTTAGTTGAACAAGCTCAGTTGGGTAGTGATTACTTATTCAgtgttttaaacaaatttaatcTGTCGATAAACGATGAATTATTAATGATTtgttaaataagaataaaatttttatatttggtcgtcgctgattgctgTGCCGGAaaaacgctgatcacttatactcggaacgatgGATctcggcaattcccacgatgcaaaagtaagaacacaagattggtataagtgaagatttattagccacAAAACACTATAACGACAacgaatgataataataatgaatggatAATTATAGTGTAAAAAACCAAATTACGTACTGCATGAATACTCGTAAGAAACTTTATTCAGTATGTAATTTATGGccaagttgagatcatgatacTGATCACCCACCTCAATAGGAACCAATGTAGTATTGCTTGAAAGTAAATGTTGAGcaaattttatgaataaacttTCACACTGAACCAAGTAGTTGGATATGTAGTTACCCTAAGTTTGATGATAGCTTTTGGAAAGGAAGAACTTAATATCAGTTTCAACTAATAGCACGAATTCAGAAAATAGGATTTTACGATTTCAACTCGATTATATAACTGAATTCTTAAAGCTTacaggtatcattaccaaggtttgacttgataatttcgaataaattgagcattgggtagattgttataaaaaaaaataatacactcgtaatatcccaatgagtagaaaaattagattttcgcacgtttcgtgacttagtgtaagccacttcttcagagaataaataaccaaatcaaaattaatccaagtttaaatagtacaacgaaCAACAAGAATATTATGTCTTTCTATGTATCATTAGTGAGTAAAGATAAATACAAAACCCAAGTGAAACTCAGATTTTAATTTATTGTCTTCAGCTATCTAACACATAATATAGTGTATCATGAGAGAGTATGTCGCCCTGAGGGTCTGAAGTTCAGATTTGGAAAAACCTGAAAGTCTTGGGTTTGATGCTAGGTatgatcgtggatgcatacgACTGAGGAGTATTATGCTGAGACAAAACAGCTGTTCATTGCTTTTTGGTCTTTAATGATCGTCTAACCTAAGTCACTTCGTAATGGAAAACGTTTTATTCAACAGACTGCACAACACACAATTCTACCAATAATAACTGCATTAAATATCTCCATACAGTTGAATTGAGAGATTGACGCATGGCAAATTAATAGGAAGATTAAACTATAGATATTTTCAACACTGAAGAAGGGTTATGGATGGAGTAAACAACAATTGTTTTGTCCCACTTTAAACTCGTCAACTGGGAGTATTTGGATTCTAATATTAGTGTATCAGTCCCAACATCCTAGATGTTTTTCATGATGCCAGTGAATCAGAATACGCTTTAGTTTTCAGGTATGTTTACTTGGATTTTCATGAATTTTAAGTATAATAAATTTGTGCATCTTAAGTTCTTCTGCTAGACACCAAACAGAATTCAACTGTTCCATGAATCCATGCAAATTTGGAACGTGAACTGGTAGTTAGATATTTAGCTCTCCACTATTATGATGCAGGTTCAAAGTCCGTCTCCCTCTATTTCAATTTACTCATTTGGTTAACTTAACTGGACCTCACACTATAGATGTAACTATCATTTAACCTAGGTTTGATTAATGTGATAACAAGACACTTGTTTAGTAAGTCTTAATGTTAATATGCGCTGATCAGCTTAGAAGTCTCAGCAGCAGGGAAATTCTAACTTCTGGCAAAAATTGAGAtggtgtaataagaagacgaagattatcttactgcactatcgaaatttatcaaagggacaaAATGTCTCAAAGTTCTTAAAAGAAAAAGTGTAGCAAAAAATTCTTTTTCTTGGTTCATAAAAATTTAATTCACAAACTGGTGCTTTACGAcggttatttttattatattattttaactacttaatttattgttagtatatatgtatatatatatgataattaaCAGGTCAAAATCATAACAGTAGAAATACTCGAGTTTACATGGAATTCATATGAAAAGACATTCAATATTTTCTTTGTTGATCTAGTAACGCTGATCGTCTGAAAACAGATCAGCTACCGAATTCAGATGTTAAGTTACACTGAGAATATAATCTCCTGAAGTTTACCGAGTTAATAACTTGGTTTTCACCTCActtgttattttacttgtatcttcccattgttatttaggactacaattgatcagtctcatgttggcatatgtgcatcccgtgcgaattgcctcaatatagccttaagttacaagctttgATTTTCACTTCTTCAAAAGACTAACTTTTATCTTCTTGAATATGTTGATTCTGGATGATTAGATTCTCATATATTTACTTTATCAGATCATGATAATACGAAGatatgttgaaataaaatactTAAAGTTGATCTAAACTCGAAACAAATTGCATGACatattgataaataaacaaataatgtaACTCAGATAATAGAATTCGATTGGCTAATGCCGGTCATAGTTACCCGAAAAGTAAAAC
This DNA window, taken from Schistosoma haematobium chromosome 7, whole genome shotgun sequence, encodes the following:
- a CDS encoding hypothetical protein (EggNog:ENOG410VPU6~COG:O), with protein sequence MSQVYDRPNINSNNNNNSTLLWNNEIPIIDYPIKHPYDIMNDTVIRNQLTSHIDNIWDYSYNLPRTTYFPITTIDTLPINSFVWSDSSSMTSFYSWNNEPLTSSPQQQQHQQTFWLDNHHEMNYHNLLIEDEIVENEFNYSKNYLSTLTDSLQLNTTNNPTIITTYNDKTTDIENGINTFMMSPLTTTTASTTSTSSSSSSSSSSSSSSALLAYLNLDKIKVIENLMDSNKSYTQSESNLVQCSRNIKTNNKSTIRSNESFKLPNHIGHFKSFYKTDYDTYQNTLNINNNNMTNVNLFKSTTSEELQTQRFLANVRERQRTQSLNQAFSELRRIIPTLPSDKLSKIQTLKLATRYIDFLSQVLDTSTPPSSTSTSLRTTGTVVSTLSSSSNNDQLSEFVDDIYPMTSKYPISCLTNNNNSTHLIDPSFLSTDYNPIEKLKCLTPYYKYNLNKINQCQCKFNFNDYSQLSSTSTLSSPSSVSPSSSSSSSSSSSSSSSSSSSSSSSSCSPLSSTSSNSTSEITVCCNENNTSTSTSTNMNNKYRFLLNDLDYLNKFSSSPSSTTSQPFITSEITTSTTVKTLTMITTTTTTTTTATTAASIYPNQGLSYAFSVWRMEGAWLSTYDTKL